The Benincasa hispida cultivar B227 chromosome 11, ASM972705v1, whole genome shotgun sequence genome has a segment encoding these proteins:
- the LOC120091167 gene encoding ras-related protein RABE1a-like, which produces MAAPPARARADYDYLIKLLLIGDSGVGKSCLLLRFSDGSFTTSFITTIGIDFKIRTIELDGKRIKLQIWDTAGQERFRTITTAYYRGAMGILLVYDVTDESSFNNIRNWIRNIEQHASDNVNKILVGNKADMDESKRAIPTSKGQALADEYGIKFFETSAKTNLNVEEVFFSIAKDIKQRLADSDSKAEPQTIKINQADNGAGASQTAQKSACCGS; this is translated from the exons AAGCTTCTGCTGATCGGCGACAGCG GTGTGGGAAAGAGTTGCCTTCTTTTGCGGTTCTCGGACGGCTCCTTCACCACTAGTTTCATCACAACCATAGG CATTGATTTCAAGATTAGAACCATTGAGCTTGATGGAAAACGAATTAAATTGCAAATTTGGGATACTGCTGGTCAGGAGCGGTTTAGAACAATTACAACTG CTTACTATCGTGGAGCCATGGGTATTTTGCTAGTGTATGACGTCACGGATGAATCATCATTTAACA ACATTAGGAATTGGATTCGCAACATTGAACAACATGCTTCTGACAATGTCAACAAGATACTGGTGGGTAACAAGGCTGATATGGATGAAAGCAAAAGG GCTATTCCTACATCAAAAGGTCAAGCTCTCGCAGATGAGTACGGCATCAAGTTTTTTGAGACT AGTGCAAAGACAAATTTGAATGTGGAAGAAGTTTTCTTCTCCATAGCTAAGGATATCAAGCAAAGGCTTGCTGACAGCGACTCCAAGGCTGAG CCTCAAACAATCAAGATAAACCAAGCGGATAACGGAGCAGGGGCTTCTCAAACTGCTCAGAAGTCAGCTTGTTGTGGATCTTAA
- the LOC120091166 gene encoding type I inositol polyphosphate 5-phosphatase 8, whose product MGMKRGKIFKSSWPRVVARNWLNFPADKHGFQSDFVTQERRSCSDQDRCAVVPEEDIGVERWTIEKTSGLKAKPHSESLDLRMLVGTWNVGGKSPKDGLNLRDWLNSPTSIDIYVLGFQEIVPLNAGNVLGAGDSGPAAQWLSLIHQALNTDDVDSPTSKNQQQAPQKPRHSFSDLLALEDDNETGVFSPGNPMQRRYCLAASKQMVGIFLCVWVRANLYKHVSNLKVSNVGRGVMGFLGNKGSVSISMTLNQTTFCFVCTHLTSGEKEGDEVKRNSDVSEILKKTRFSHSCRATTRAQPPPPETILDHDKVIWLGDLNYRLLTGCGETHELLRKNDWQALLEKDQLRLEQRAGRVFKGWEEGRIQFAPTYKYITNSDHYVALTSNSKPSKEKRRTPAWCDRILWRGVGMKQMWYVRGESRFSDHRPVYSLFSVQVDLANKNLATANSNIAAATKPSIDTALSSLCTAKIQAEELLLRAETTDTSLQ is encoded by the exons ATGGGAATGAAACGAGGGAAGATCTTTAAG TCGTCGTGGCCCAGGGTTGTTGCGAGAAACTGGCTGAATTTTCCGGCCGACAAGCATGGTTTTCAGTCCGATTTCGTCACTCAAG AGAGGAGGAGCTGTTCCGATCAAGACCGCTGCGCCGTCGTGCCGGAAGAAGATATCGgag TCGAAAGGTGGACAATAGAGAAGACAAGTGGACTTAAAGCTAAGCCCCACAGTGAATCTCTTGACCTGag GATGTTGGTGGGAACATGGAATGTGGGAGGAAAGTCACCAAAGGATGGCTTGAACTTGAGGGATTGGCTCAACTCTCCAACTTCAATTGACATTTATGTTCTTGG gTTCCAAGAAATCGTGCCCCTAAATGCAGGCAATGTGCTTGGGGCGGGAGATAGTGGCCCTGCTGCCCAGTGGCTATCCCTCATCCACCAAGCCCTCAACACCGACGACGTTGATTCTCCGACATCAAAAAACCAGCAGCAAGCGCCCCAGAAGCCGAGGCATAGTTTCTCCGACTTGCTCGCTTTAGAAGACGACAATGAAACCGGGGTGTTTTCGCCCGGTAACCCAATGCAGCGACGGTATTGTCTTGCAGCAAGCAAACAGATGGTGGGCATTTTCTTGTGTGTGTGGGTTCGAGCGAATCTTTATAAACACGTCTCGAATTTGAAGGTCTCCAACGTCGGAAGAGGCGTTATGGGGTTTCTTGGTAACAAG GGATCTGTGTCCATTAGCATGACATTGAACCAAACAACATTTTGCTTTGTATGCACCCATTTGACCTCTGGGGAGAAGGAAGGTGATGAAGTAAAAAGAAACTCAGATGTGagtgaaattttgaagaaaactaGGTTTTCACATTCTTGTAGAGCTACAACTAGAGCACAGCCACCTCCTCCTGAGACCATATTGGATCATGA CAAGGTCATCTGGCTTGGGGATCTGAACTATCGGCTTTTGACTGGCTGTGGGGAAACACACGAGCTTCTTAGAAAAAACGATTGGCAGGCACTTCTAGAGAAAGATCAG CTAAGGTTAGAGCAACGAGCTGGTCGAGTGTTTAAAGGGTGGGAAGAAGGAAGAATACAGTTTGCTCCAACTTACAAATATATCACCAATTCTGACCATTATGTTGCATTGACCTCCAACTCCAAGCCATCCAAAGAGAAACGCCGCACTCCAGCTTG GTGCGATCGGATATTATGGAGAGGGGTAGGAATGAAGCAGATGTGGTATGTTAGAGGGGAGTCTAGATTCTCAGATCACAGACCTGTTTATTCACTGTTTTCAGTCCAAGTTGACTTGGCAAACAAAAATCTGGCAACTGCCAACTCTAACATTGCTGCTGCAACAAAACCGTCAATCGACACTGCCTTGTCATCTTTATGTACAGCCAAAATCCAAGCTGAAGAACTCTTGCTCAGGGCGGAAACGACTGACACCTCCCTTCAGTAA